The DNA segment GTCACCTGTAGACTCACAAGTCTTATTTTAGAGTCTCGTAATTTCGTCGATGCCTCTCCATGCTCCTAAACGATTGTAACCAGCTGACCTTGATCTTTCCATTCATCAACGCTTGGTCGCGCTGGGTTCCAAGTCAACCGCGTTCTCCGTCGGTTAACAAGTTTCCCGGGAAATCCCCAGTTCTGCAGACAAAAACGACTGTGACCCGAAGAAGATGAAGTTACTGTGCAGGTGCAGCGCTTTTTCTCCCTTAATAAAAGGAGTTGTTgggtgtcacattaacaaaatttCGTCATACATATATACGATACGTAATGTAAAGATCCGTGTGCCATCGATCATGacatcatatacatatatatatatatatatatatatatatatattgttggtcATCACCCAGAAACTATCATCTTGTCTTATCGCGAGCATACAGTTTTTGGTTCTTACATAAATCAATCAGAAGTCGGGAATTACAGGAGACGGTTTCTCCTTCCAAGTCAAGCGATGTGCATCGCAACAACAATGCTCGGACGAAGAACAAAGCCAGTAAGTCGAGAAGGATATTGACCGGAATGCATTTTTAACTTAGGAGCCGAGAAATCTGACACACCTTCTAAGTAGCTCACGGGAACTTTCCGACAAATAGACACTCTCACAGGGATGTTTAAATTCACAACCACCGGCCGGTATGAATACGCTACCACCAACTGTGGCCCACGCATTTACAATGATTGACTCAACCGCCTAAGTCTCCCTCCGCATCCCGTCCATAAATACCGCTCCCGCTTCCCTTGGAAGGCATCATAATAATACCTTCAGCTCTGTGGCAGGCgcacaccacacacacacacacacttcttCGGTGACAGAGAAGCGCCTGCACGTCTCGTCCTCCTTCGATTCATCCATTTCCTCTGCGTCATGGCACCGTCCCTCACCTTCACCGTCCGCAGGCAGAAGCCTGTGCTGGTGACCCCCGCGGGGTCCACGCCCCACGAGTTCAAGCGCCTCTCCGACATCGACGACCAAGACGGGCTGCGCTTCCACATCCCCGTGATCCAATTCTACCGGAACGACCCCTCGATGGGAGGACGAGACCAGGCTAAGGTCATCCGCGAGGCCCTGGCGAGGGCCCTCGTATTCTACTACCCCTTCGCGGGTCGGCTCAGGGAAGCTGCCGGAAGAAAGCTGGTGGTGGAGTGCACCGGCGAGGGGATCTTGTTCATCGAGGCCGACGCAGATGTCCGTCTCGAGCAATTTGGCGATGAGCTGCAGCCACCCTTCCCCTGTTTGGAGGAGCTCGTCTACAACGTCCCAGGATCCGATGGCGTTCTCGACTGCCCCTTGCTGCTGATTCAGGTAATGATTTGCTTGGATAGTTTTGGAACATGTCAGTTTCCATTTTTAGAGAGAGCGAGAGATGACATGGCCTTTTgtcttatttatataataatcgaAAATATTACGGCGAGTAAGTAAGAAGCACACCAAATATATATGCACACTTACTGATGTCCATGATCGCGGCGAACTCTGGTCCAGGTGACCCGACTGCTATGCGGTGGCTTCATCTTCGCCATCCGCCTCAATCATACGATGTCCGACGCACCCGGGCTGGTCCAGTTCATGAACGCCGTCGCCGAACTCGCACGCGGGGCGGCTGCCCCTTCCGTGCCCCCTCTGTGGGCCCGCGAGATCCTAGAGTCGCGCAGCCCTCCACGTGCCACCTGTAAGCACCGGGAGTACGACGACGTGCCCGACACCAGGGGCACCATCGTCCCGCTCGACGACATGGTTCATCGCTCCTTCTTCTTCGGCAAAAGGGAGGTTGCGGCGCTCAGGAGGCGCGTGCCCCCTCACCTCCGCAACAGCTCCACCTTCGAAATCCTGACCGCATGCCTCTGGAAGTGCCGCACCATCGCCATCTCCCCCGACGCTGACGAGGAGGTCCGCATGATATGCATCGTGAACGCGCGCGGTAAGAGCGACCTGGGACTGCCGGTCGGCTACTACGGGAACGCGTTCGTGTTCCCGGTGGCAGTCTCGAAAGCCGGCAAATTGTGCGCGAACCCATTGGGCTACGCACTTGATTTGGTAAGGAAGGCCAAATCGGACGTGACGGACGAGTACGTACGGTCGGTGGCAGATCTGATGGTGCTGAGGGGGCGTCCGCATTTCACGGTGGTCCGGTCTTACCTCGTGTCCGACGTGACGAAAGCTGGGTTTGGGGACGTGGACTTCGGGTGGGGGAAGGCGGCCTATGGTGGTCCGGCGAAGGGTGGCGTAGGGGCCATCCCTGGAGTGGCAAGCTTCTACATTCCTTTCAGGAACGGCAAGGGGGAGGACGGGATCGTGGTCCCTGTTTGCTTGCCCGGCCCGGCCATGGAGAAGTTCACAATGGAAATGGAGAGCCTGATCGAGGAGCCGGTGGCAGCAGAGCAGCACCACAGCTTGACCCTCATCATGAGCAGAGTCTGAAACGTCTTCCATGAAGTCGATAAATCTCGGTTGGGCTTCGGAGTCATGTGTCGGTCATCTGTCGAGTCGATGATTTATTTACCCAATCCCTACACTCTATCCCTGCCGCTTCTGGTTGCATACACCCACCCCGTCATGGTCTTCCAGTGCTTGGTCCACGACAATGTTATTATCAGATTGTGTAGCTAGCCGTTTAGCAAGTAAAAAAAAGTTGCTGAGTCTACGTTTCACTTGGACTAGTGTTTATTTGTGTGGCCTTATATACCTCGTTGCGGCCATTGCATATAATACAAAACCGTGTGATTGTCATTCAGTAGTCATCATCCGAGGTGCGCCGTGGATCCAATTCCAGGATATagccatcatcatcaccatcttcttcttcttcttcttcttcttcgtcgggcGTGTTACTCGAGTTTAGATCATCCGTTCCATTCATCTCTGCCAGGGGTAAAGTGGCCATCTTTCTCGAATCCAAACGAAAGGaacactctctttttttttttttacgaaccAAATCAAAATCCTTGGAAACAAACAAGCACCACAAACGGGGAATCCAGAAAAGGACAAGGATGGGATGGGTACGATCAAtaaaggaaggaaaagaaaaaaaaaaaaaaaaacgaaagcaTGTGGTTTCCCGCTCGATCCACTCGATCGATACAAGTGGTACCTTCGGCCAGGGTGGATCGACAAATTCCCTACCTACACCAAGCGACTTAAAAGGCCATCGCGAGTCACCGTGGTttccttcacacacacacacaaaaatccACATCAAAGAGATAGGGCATATCCAATAATTCTTTTATGAACAGTGCGAAATGCTCCTTTACCTCAATATCACTTGCAACTCTTACTAATATTATCAACAAATAGCATAACTAGTAAGTTAGTCCATCACCGTATAAACATGCGAGGGCTTAAGGTTGACCTTCAATAAATACAATCCTACGGTAACATAAAACTAAGAAAAAAGAAAGTTGACCCTATCACCTAAAAGTATGCCATGGAAACCTACTCCACAATAAATACTCTTATTAGTACGAGATGCCAAATTGAGCCTATTAGCATGAAAAGTCATATCACCTTGCCAACGACACCAAGCCTATCAAACATCACCGATTAGCTGACTAGCATCGCCAAGATCGTTGTGGCAAACACAATTGGTGGCCATTACCCACACGATAGATGAGATCCATTTGTTATTCCACACACGTTTAGTAAGTTCATGCATTATTTCCACTCAGATCTCCCATATTTCTGATCTTATTTCCATGGACTCCCTTCATAAATACTGTAATCGGACAACTCTGTCAAATGTTTCCTTCCCATATACAAACTACCGGCCAACTAGAACCTATGCTTTCATAACCTAAGTTTAGAAGATATTTTGTTGGTTACCCAAATTTTACTCTATCCAGAAAATTGTCTACGAGAGTTCAGGGAGAAAACACGGCCTTCTCCCACTTAGTTACATGGGTCAAATCTTCGAGGATTCAAATCTAAAATCTCTTCAAGACGATAAATGGAACCGATTCTCCCATTCATCCCACTCAGATCCCCTTGTCATTATGCCCCCCATCGTCCTACCAGCACTTCTTTGCTTTGGCGCGTCTATGCCCCTTCATCTTATATCTTCACTTCTTTCACTACCTTTCTCCACTTGTTTCCACGCCTCGTGTCTCTTACTGTTTCCCCTACCACACCCCATcgtccctcttacaactttttggtGGCTTTGCCAAGTTCCTGATTGAAACCAACCACAGGGATAGTGTGAAGTGAAGTCCACCCTTGCCACCTTCAATTTTGTCCACAAGTGCCACCCTAGTGATGTCTCACCGATGATAATGAAAACAGTCTTCATAATTCGTTCCTTGCAAGTCGCAAGAATTTAGTGAAAGTGGAAACAGATAATGGGAAACTAGATATGTTCCAGTGCAAATATTGTAGCCAAGAAGTCAATACATGTCACCATGCCGCTTTGCATGATGGTGTTTTCCTGTTAGTTAAAAGTGTTTCCTGTGGCCATAATTTTAtaacttttttatttattatatgccAAAATTCATAAATTTTTGTATACTGATAGTGTGCTGGTCAAAGCACGCACGACCACTATCATACCAACAATCCGTacgatacatatgtatatacatatgtatatgtatatatgtatgtattgtcTAAAAGAAGTTAGGAAAATGCAGCTTATATAAAAGTTCTTGGATCATATGAGATTTCTCTAACCGTTCgaagaaatctctctactctgttgagggaaattctctaacctattgaggaaaattcttccttctaacctgtataaaaagaAGGGGATATGccaataacaatcaacttcttctataacttgtttatctatttattttctaacatggtatcagagcagttcctccttggcgacaGCAGTATCgtcgtgtgttagccaagcggccataGTAACAcactgcctcaagcggagtcattaaagaagcaccaagacacggattcagagccagtgctaacgagcaccgtcttggctctgctcatccactcctTCTCCTTCATcaccggtcttgcttttcttcgccggccttgctccctctcctatttgctgcctacagcagacactctccgtcgctgccacgcaaggaggaaaacattctctcactgcctcctcaatagcggcgaacggcgaacagcggtgtcttcctcgcttcccggctAGTAGTAGTCGCAACTActacatcttccttcctctaccgcagtagctttcgctgccgcttccctctacacaacggcgcctcctcaacggcggtgtcttcctcctcaatagcgaTGAACGGCAAAcgacggtgtcttcctcgctcagtcttccttgcttaacgacggTTGCcgtgtcttcctccttcgctgtcgcaaccgcttcccggccagcagtagccacaaccgctgcatcttccttcctctaccgcagcagctatCGCTGCCACTTTCATCTATACACCTaatcgctgcagatttctctcactacagtttccttgagtaccgttgcagattttcgcggccatttcccgATGAATCGCAATCTTGAGTATCGCTgcagttttcgcggccatcttccggcgaactgtagCCTCTACAATctactgcagcaagcagcaatccacaacaGCTGCCGACAGCTTTGGtcactgttgtagattgcccaatctgctgcagcaagcaacaATCTATAGTAGCGGCCCCTGCATTgcttctaaaaaaagaaaaaaaaatgtcttcgttcacttcttctgatgtttcagttcttGTAGGGACtctcacttcttgttcttctacaggacTTATCTCCATCAATCCTGCCATgctgatcccctttaagttatcaaagggtggcaactatgcgtcttggtgagctcaattttctaatcttttatttggatacgacttgttaggttacattgatggctcctcCAATTGTCcttcggccatgctcaacatccccggagaTCCcaatccagtacccaatccagctcacaaactgtggctacatCAAGattgtctcatcctccaagctattcaagcgttagttgctggatccgttgctctcttgatatcttcatgtgtgatagctgccgatgcatggtctaaactgcaaaccaccctagcaaatcattcgcgtactcgcaagctcagtcttctatccaagcttatggtgacaaaacaagagggaagcttATGGGAtctccggggatgttgagcatggccgaagGACAACTAAAGGAGCCATTAATGTAacctaacaagtcgtatccaaataaaagattagaaaattgagctcgctAGGATGCATAGttaccaccctttgataacttaaaggggatcagcgtggcagcattgatggagataagccctgtagaagaacaagaagtgggagtccctacaggaactgaaacatcagaagaagtgaacgaagatatatatatatatatttttagaagaAGTAATGCAGCGAACTTtatgtgatactcaggtcacacaaggtggagaatgagggagggaggGGTCGTTGCTatagattgctgcttgctgcagtagattgggcaatctacaacagtgcccaaagCTGCCGGCAGCTGCTGTAGATTGCTGCTTACTGCaatagattgtagaggctgcagttcaccggaagatggccgcgaaaactgTAATgatactcaagactgcggttcgccaGGAAATAGCCGTGAAAATCTACAAcgatactcaaggaaactgcaatgAGAGAAATCTGTAACAATTAGGTGTATAGAGGAAAGCGGCAGCAAAAGCTGttgcggtagaggaaggaagatgcagctgctggccgggaagcgaggaagacaccgccgttcgccgttcgccgttcgtcgctattgaggaggaagacaccgccgttgaggaggcaccgttgtgtagagggaagcggcagcgaaagccatcatccgtcttggcatcctgccctaccgagctatcaaagacgggtcgtttgccaactgtgtgacaaagtcggccactccgctaaagtttaccGGTCTTGTCCCCGCCTCCccgctccgtcacactggcctcaggcaaatctccgCTAACAATATGATCATACATGCTCTAATGTATAGCTTGTTTTCTTTCGGTCTATGCTAAACAAGAACTTCATCAAGACTCTTAAGTTGTCTATTATTTGGAAAACTTCAAGGTTTTGACCCATCCACGCTAGGTTATAACATCTATGAAGTTTCTTTACCTAGTTCTTGTTCAAGGACATATTAATGTTTAGCATAAACATGGATATATATCTATTTTTATAATGACAGCACAGAGAATGCATATCTAGGACACCTTAAAGGATGATGTTCTAACTGGAACAATATGTTAGTAAGGAGGCTGTAGAAATTGATGCATATATATGAACCGTAAATAGATGTTTATTTTTGGGGATTTCGACTCAGAAGTGCTTGTGTCATAAAGGTTTCTGCATAAAGGCTCGACCAGAAAGTTCCCAGCAGCCTGTTGCAGGCATATGTCCTTGAAAATATCTCGAGTTCAATTTTAGCTCAAAATAGAAGACTTTCCTAATCGATGTCAGCTAGGAAGGGTTCTTCTGCATATATCATTACAAGATACCGTGAAGATGAAAATTATGCAAAACCATTCCAGCAGGCATGAACCAACAACCTTAGCAACTTCCCGTAGGAGACCAAGTACAAAAAGTGCACTCTGATTTGTGaagcttctttttctagctaaccaAAGTACAACGAATGAGCAAGTTTCAATTAAATTTTGTGTTGTTCAGAGTCTTCATGGGAGGGTAATTGCAGATCACAGCATCTCATTCTTCGGGGACGAcagaacaatttttgcaaatattAACACCACACCATCAAGAAAAGTAAAAGCAATGATGTTAATAGGTGCTAGGACAGTAGCTAATAGGTGCAGTAGCCTAAGTAACTAACGCACGGCCCGAgctattagtcataggtgccctgtaaaccaatcacgtaagtgatgacacatgtatcatgatacgtagtctttttacttattattattatgatattttctcactttatgttacttgattcataaatatattgtgatgttcatgaatTCGAgagtcggattgtgatgagatcacgataataagatcgattcacctttaaacatagaccctaaataatcctggtcataggttactcgagagggatatcgagataaccggacagacttgtgtgctgtatattcgtctatatgatggaggcagctagtctcatagctgctcgtgtggggacactagggctacaatgcaggtgcttattggagaatgagtttactgatttatccgctcacagaatgctggatggttgatgatacatcattgtcagacaacgattccgtcatctcagtggtgtacctggtccttagacttgagacaccaaagatgtcttgtataagtaccctactctttgatattggacttataggtttagaagtttaaGATTTAGTAcagccgatcatcgggagtggcaatcaatcttacgatggctattgagtgtcgataaaagattatccgctctcggtatcatgagaggaatatctcatgtgttcttgctcaaacaaatctttggccaagatcatttggattaagagagaaagagttctctgcgagaatccaattagagtgagacttgaagAGAAaacgtatgggcctgacagcaccatacccaatatacggtctataggatattagatggatgagagactatagatacatg comes from the Musa acuminata AAA Group cultivar baxijiao chromosome BXJ2-8, Cavendish_Baxijiao_AAA, whole genome shotgun sequence genome and includes:
- the LOC103975095 gene encoding benzyl alcohol O-benzoyltransferase; protein product: MAPSLTFTVRRQKPVLVTPAGSTPHEFKRLSDIDDQDGLRFHIPVIQFYRNDPSMGGRDQAKVIREALARALVFYYPFAGRLREAAGRKLVVECTGEGILFIEADADVRLEQFGDELQPPFPCLEELVYNVPGSDGVLDCPLLLIQVTRLLCGGFIFAIRLNHTMSDAPGLVQFMNAVAELARGAAAPSVPPLWAREILESRSPPRATCKHREYDDVPDTRGTIVPLDDMVHRSFFFGKREVAALRRRVPPHLRNSSTFEILTACLWKCRTIAISPDADEEVRMICIVNARGKSDLGLPVGYYGNAFVFPVAVSKAGKLCANPLGYALDLVRKAKSDVTDEYVRSVADLMVLRGRPHFTVVRSYLVSDVTKAGFGDVDFGWGKAAYGGPAKGGVGAIPGVASFYIPFRNGKGEDGIVVPVCLPGPAMEKFTMEMESLIEEPVAAEQHHSLTLIMSRV